The Triticum aestivum cultivar Chinese Spring chromosome 3A, IWGSC CS RefSeq v2.1, whole genome shotgun sequence genome includes a region encoding these proteins:
- the LOC123062952 gene encoding F-box protein SKP2A, with protein MVNAQMVSGYLDNSFNALMVSGGGESGQTQNGGTDTTLSGWKDLPMELLLRIISVAGDDRMAIVASGVCTGWRDALGWGATSLSFSWCQDHMNELVISLAHKFTKLQVLSLRQIKPQLEDSAVEAVANSCHDLRELDLSRSFRLSDRSLYALAHGCPHLTRLNISGCSNFSDAALIYLTSQCKNLKCLNLCGCVRAASDRALQAIARNCSQLQSLNLGWCDTVTDGGVTSLASGCPELRAVDLCGCVLITDESVVALANGCPHLRSLGLYYCQNITDRAMYSLAENSRIRSKGMSWDTAKSSRGRDDKDGLASLNISQCTALTPPAVQAVCDSFPALHTCPERHSLIISGCLSLTAVHCACAHHRHRAGAGRAILSNHAY; from the exons ATGGTCAATGCACAGATGGTGAGTGGGTACTTGGACAATTCGTTCAATGCACTCATGGTTTCTGGTGGCGGTGAGAGTGGACAGACACAGAATGGTGGCACGGACACCACCTTGTCAGGTTGGAAGGACCTCCCCATGGAGCTTCTGCTGAGGATCATATCAGTAGCTGGAGATGACAGGATGGCCATTGTAGCCTCCGGTGTTTGTACCGGGTGGCGTGATGCACTAGGATGGGGAGCCACGAGTCTCTCCTTCTCGTG GTGCCAGGACCACATGAATGAGTTGGTGATAtcactggcccacaaatttacaaaGCTTCAAGTCCTTTCTCTAAGGCAAATCAAGCCTCAGCTTGAAGACAGTGCAGTGGAGGCTGTAGCAAATTCTTGTCATGATTTGCGCGAGTTGGATCTGAGCAGAAGCTTCAGGCTTAGTGATCGGTCCTTGTATGCTCTGGCACATGGGTGCCCTCACCTTACAAGGCTGAACATCAGTGGATGTTCCAATTTCAGTGATGCTGCTTTGATCTACCTCACTAGTCAGTGCAAGAACTTGAAATGCTTGAATCTGTGCGGGTGTGTGCGGGCAGCATCCGACAGAGCATTGCAG GCCATAGCCCGCAACTGTAGTCAGCTGCAATCTTTGAACCTTGGTTGGTGCGATACTGTCACTGACGGGGGAGTCACTAGCTTGGCATCAGGATGTCCTGAACTTAGGGCCGTCGACTTGTGTGGCTGTGTTCTTATAACAG ATGAGAGCGTGGTTGCTCTTGCAAACGGCTGCCCACACCTGCGTTCCCTGGGGCTGTACTACTGCCAGAACATCACCGACCGGGCCATGTACTCGCTGGCCGAGAACAGCCGCATCAGGAGCAAGGGCATGAGCTGGGACACGGCCAAGAGCAGCCGCGGCCGCGACGACAAGGACGGCCTCGCCAGCCTCAACATCAGCCAGTGCACCGCGCTGACGCCCCCGGCCGTGCAGGCGGTGTGCGACTCCTTCCCGGCGCTCCACACGTGCCCGGAGAGGCACTCCCTCATCATCAGCGGCTGCCTGAGCCTCACCGCCGTGCACTGCGCGTGCGCCCACCACCGGCACCGCGCCGGGGCCGGGAGAGCCATCCTGTCAAACCATGCCTACTGA
- the LOC123058949 gene encoding S-norcoclaurine synthase 1 — protein MADPKPRNLGGSLPVPNVQDLAGRPDELTLTPTLLRRYVRPQPNTADLRPDAPAGEEQEHVPIIDLGRLLGPDDLAGGRDEEAARLRSACEDWGFFQVVNHGIPEETLEEMKRNVMGFFALPLAEKAAFAQRPGEIEGYGQAFVVSEEQTLDWADMFFLLTQPPSYRDLRLWPSNPSTFKNCLENYSAEVQRVAGELLGAMAENLGVRDHSDMTRLAASQSVRMNYYPPCPEAHVDSVLGLSPHSDAVGLTLLLQVSKVPGLQIRRKGGWVPVTPLPGALVVNVGDVIEVFTNGKYRSVEHRAVVNARHERMSIATFHSGKFGTMYGPLEEAVGDEEPRYRSISVEEYVKLVVSSKLDGKNIMDAMKID, from the exons ATGGCCGACCCCAAGCCGCGGAACCTTGGCGGCTCGCTGCCCGTGCCCAACGTGCAGGACCTCGCCGGCCGCCCCGACGAGCTCACGCTCACGCCCACCCTCCTCCGTCGCTACGTGCGGCCTCAGCCCAACACGGCCGACCTGCGCCCCGACGCCCCTGCCGGCGAAGAACAGGAGCACGTCCCCATCATCGACCTCGGCCGGCTCCTCGGTCCGGACGACCTCGCCGGCGGGCGGGACGAGGAGGCCGCCAGGCTGCGCTCGGCCTGCGAGGACTGGGGGTTCTTCCAGGTGGTGAATCACGGGATACCCGAGGAGACCCtggaggagatgaagaggaacGTCATGGGATTCTTCGCGCTCCCGCTGGCGGAGAAGGCGGCCTTTGCGCAGCGGCCCGGAGAGATCGAGGGGTACGGCCAGGCGTTCGTCGTCTCGGAGGAGCAGACGCTCGACTGGGCGGACATGTTCTTCCTCCTCACGCAGCCGCCCAGCTACCGCGATCTCCGCCTCTGGCCGTCCAACCCTTCCACATTCAA GAATTGCTTGGAGAACTACTCTGCAGAGGTGCAAAGGGTTGCAGGCGAGCTGCTGGGAGCCATGGCGGAGAACCTGGGCGTGAGAGACCACTCGGACATGACGAGGCTCGCGGCGTCGCAGTCAGTGAGGATGAACTACTACCCGCCTTGCCCGGAGGCGCATGTGGACAGCGTGCTGGGCCTGTCGCCGCACTCGGACGCCGTCGGGCTGACGCTGCTGCTGCAGGTCAGCAAGGTCCCCGGGCTGCAGATCAGGCGGAAAGGCGGCTGGGTCCCGGTCACACCGCTCCCCGGCGCCCTCGTCGTCAACGTCGGCGACGTGATTGAGGTGTTCACCAACGGGAAGTACAGGAGCGTGGAGCACAGGGCGGTGGTTAACGCACGCCACGAGCGGATGTCCATCGCGACGTTCCACAGCGGGAAGTTCGGCACCATGTACGGGCCGCTGGAGGAGGCCGTCGGAGACGAGGAGCCGCGGTACAGGAGTATCAGCGTCGAGGAGTATGTGAAGCTCGTGGTCTCCAGCAAGCTCGACGGCAAGAACATCATGGACGCCATGAAGATCGATTGA